From the Vicinamibacterales bacterium genome, the window GGGGGCTTCGTCGCCGACCGCGTACGCGTCTTCCCAGTCGGCATCCACGTCGCCGCCGGTCATCGCCGGGCTGGTCTCGGTGTGATCGCGCTTGGCCTGGCGGAGCGCCGCGCGCCCGCTGCGCGCGGCGGAACCGTGGCGATCCATGTTGAGGCTCGACGGGGGACCCTGCACGCTTTCTTCCACTTCGCGCAACCGCTTGCGCTCGCGTTCGAGTCCGGGCGCCTGCCGGATCGTGCCGGCGCCGGCGGCCGTGCCGGTCGAGCGCCGGGTCGGCATCGGGTTGGTCGGGCCGCTCACGCTGCGTCCCGTGGCAGGCGTCTGCGCCAGCGTCGCCTCCTGGCCGGTGCCGCCGCGCCGCTTCGAGCCCGGCCGCTTCGAGCCCGGCCGTTTCGGCGCGGTCTTCCGTGCGCCGCCGCGAGGGGCGGCGGCCTTGCGGGCCGAGGTCTTGCCCGGCCGCGGCGGGTTCTTGCGCGCCTGCTTGCGCCGCGCCTTGCCCTTCGGGGGTCGGGCGCCTGCCGTCCGGCGGCCCGTCTTCCTGGCGCCGCTGCC encodes:
- a CDS encoding DUF6335 family protein, whose product is MAKKVRKAKGQKTTPSKRKKGAGLRVAAGSGARKTGRRTAGARPPKGKARRKQARKNPPRPGKTSARKAAAPRGGARKTAPKRPGSKRPGSKRRGGTGQEATLAQTPATGRSVSGPTNPMPTRRSTGTAAGAGTIRQAPGLERERKRLREVEESVQGPPSSLNMDRHGSAARSGRAALRQAKRDHTETSPAMTGGDVDADWEDAYAVGDEAPGGDNPTPDQDRVDDIGRALGIEYADNEELKAADKIAERDRHRWELDPASAEDYPDHDED